The proteins below come from a single Chryseobacterium capnotolerans genomic window:
- a CDS encoding AraC family transcriptional regulator — protein sequence MKCGLIEKTQSQFVDAIEKEAYVWCEKDWKHDDYEHVHNRAQLTFVEDGYQYFHIDQKIYLVPQHHVIWVPSGKGHKITSEAKTVNLMVFLFKSVFEDDFYQNVHVFTVPPVLKEMLLYASKWNQSLDENEEQDIFFKAILKSLPNFCKESNGLEIPIPKDTRLIPVCNDINANFKYNLDIDSLADKAQMSVRSLQRIFKNETGITLQKYLQLTRILKSIELIDTKQYTLSEVAYKVGYQSLSAFTSSYFAVMKAKPKVYKH from the coding sequence ATGAAATGTGGATTGATTGAAAAAACACAAAGCCAGTTTGTAGATGCCATTGAAAAAGAAGCTTATGTCTGGTGTGAAAAAGATTGGAAACATGATGATTATGAGCATGTTCACAACCGTGCTCAACTGACTTTTGTGGAAGATGGTTATCAGTATTTTCATATTGACCAGAAAATTTATCTGGTTCCACAGCATCATGTGATCTGGGTTCCTTCCGGAAAAGGGCATAAAATCACTTCTGAAGCAAAAACAGTTAACCTGATGGTCTTTTTATTTAAATCTGTATTTGAAGACGATTTTTATCAGAATGTCCATGTTTTTACCGTTCCTCCTGTTTTGAAAGAAATGCTGCTGTATGCTTCAAAATGGAATCAATCTCTGGATGAAAACGAAGAACAGGATATTTTTTTTAAAGCTATTTTAAAAAGTCTTCCTAACTTCTGCAAAGAAAGCAATGGTTTGGAAATTCCTATTCCAAAAGATACAAGACTGATTCCTGTCTGCAATGACATCAATGCGAATTTTAAATATAACCTGGATATTGATTCCCTGGCAGACAAAGCACAAATGTCAGTACGAAGCCTTCAGCGTATTTTTAAAAATGAAACCGGAATTACCTTACAGAAATACCTGCAACTGACCAGAATATTGAAAAGTATTGAACTGATTGATACAAAACAATATACTCTAAGCGAAGTAGCTTATAAAGTAGGTTACCAAAGTTTATCGGCCTTTACCTCATCGTATTTTGCCGTGATGAAAGCAAAACCCAAGGTATATAAACATTAA
- a CDS encoding CinA family protein, producing MEFQKTLLEYISHCLMAANETISIAESVTSGCLQLAFSQMPNASLTYKGGITAYTLQEKVRLLKVDKKEAEESDCVSENVAKEMALQVADLFESDWSISTTGYCTPIRNSSYKIFSYFAFSYKGEIILTKKLELHPKTQALNAQLYYTEFILGCFKSELNRLLILK from the coding sequence ATGGAATTTCAAAAAACTCTTCTCGAATATATAAGTCATTGCCTGATGGCTGCTAATGAAACGATCTCTATTGCGGAAAGTGTAACATCTGGATGCCTGCAATTAGCTTTTTCTCAGATGCCCAACGCTTCTTTAACGTACAAAGGCGGAATAACAGCTTATACTTTACAGGAAAAAGTAAGATTATTAAAAGTGGACAAAAAAGAAGCAGAAGAATCTGATTGTGTATCGGAAAATGTTGCAAAAGAGATGGCGTTACAGGTTGCCGATCTTTTTGAGTCCGATTGGTCTATTTCTACAACAGGCTATTGCACCCCGATCCGTAATTCGTCTTATAAAATCTTTTCTTATTTCGCATTTTCATACAAAGGAGAGATTATTCTTACTAAAAAACTGGAGCTGCATCCCAAAACTCAGGCTCTGAATGCCCAACTTTACTATACAGAATTTATTTTGGGCTGCTTTAAAAGTGAACTCAACAGGCTTTTAATTTTAAAATAA
- a CDS encoding helix-turn-helix domain-containing protein produces MTETAAIVLQIVFTRQEIANLTGLPVETVIRTFKKVKKEGNIIFKDRKILY; encoded by the coding sequence ATGACGGAGACTGCTGCCATTGTTTTACAAATAGTATTTACAAGACAAGAGATTGCTAATCTTACGGGATTGCCTGTAGAAACGGTAATCCGTACTTTTAAAAAAGTAAAGAAAGAAGGAAATATCATATTCAAAGACCGGAAAATTTTATACTGA